In the genome of Saprospira sp. CCB-QB6, one region contains:
- a CDS encoding nucleoside-diphosphate kinase, producing MAANKTLTMIKPDAVKAGHTGAILAQINEAGFRIVALKMTQLSTAAAERFYAVHKERPFFGELVEFMTSGPIVAAILEKDNAVADFRTLIGSTNPAEAAEGTIRAKYATSIGENAIHGSDSDENAQIEGDFHFAGLEQF from the coding sequence ATGGCAGCTAATAAAACTCTGACCATGATCAAGCCCGATGCTGTAAAAGCTGGGCACACTGGCGCCATCTTGGCCCAAATCAACGAAGCCGGTTTCCGTATTGTGGCCCTAAAAATGACTCAATTGAGCACTGCTGCTGCTGAGCGTTTTTATGCTGTACACAAGGAACGCCCCTTCTTTGGCGAACTCGTTGAGTTCATGACTTCTGGTCCTATCGTGGCCGCCATTTTGGAAAAAGACAATGCCGTAGCCGACTTCCGCACCCTTATCGGTAGCACCAACCCTGCAGAGGCCGCAGAAGGTACTATCCGCGCTAAGTACGCTACTAGCATCGGAGAAAACGCTATCCACGGTTCTGACTCTGACGAAAACGCCCAAATCGAAGGCGATTTCCACTTTGCTGGACTAGAGCAGTTCTAA
- a CDS encoding CHAT domain-containing protein, translating to MKPTIIYGVLLGLFCFLSAPLLQAQSCPNIDSSNAFAAFELAKKAMGQGQAGQAFDQMDKAKKLLAQAGCWENWTRIAYNKAIMHRRAGQLGAMKAELREAQKIALSQLPENDPWQGHIAYLFGRFYMGQGALDTAKLYFLQSRFTYKFSKSWQDYAQASRALAETSLYMQDYNLMERYLDDAFTVTQEQLNNELPSLRKILQLYGALYYRTGDYESALDRTKTTLEIVKEAMQSRQDSIEVASYYNNIGLLYIELGDVDKAEDYCRNALNLSSQLGDLFRIANTYTNLAELTRKKAAYSRAYNNFKKAEDALNRMSPKEQAANAAIQARIQLNLGWADVAWEIGKKEEALALLAQTENWQKRLRFKTESTFLLYGRFFRLEQNWEKAQKALNKALEEGQRTYESGKHPDLARIHLERALLFAQQPQKEVAQALNALEQATEALQMKAGLAATEELSTVSDRELLLEVMEVQINLYDQAGQEEIAYRLALKAAGLAYELRNSFKSEGSRLFLLQRLIPIYEQALAIVYKRYQNNPKTDYLLEAFQLVERSKALLLLEALQTENARAFGGLPKKLLKEERRLSRELAKKRKQYFEAQLANNAPQMDALDKELLALKRESQRLQDTLEANYYDYYRLKYEDKTPSLQRLQEKLENGERFLEYFSAKDGFYLLAISQDNGELFYLPKGEDFNRKMRNFRLALTNSAWLQDDQKTLALKQLLIAEGWDLYQQFVAPALKAEGIEKILVVPDGLLNYIPFEVLLSEAPKPKELNLASFKTLPYLLKRYNVHYHYSAALLLYQSPKINSGRVLGMAPSYAYDAAAHASEANSRQHHIRSSVDDLPGAKAEVQQLSKAFKGLFLYGQQANETEFKKQISKEEYALIHLAMHGWVDEERPEYSNLVFSHSHDTIEDDLLHAYELNLLKIKANLVVLSACETGFGKYERGEGVVSLGRGFMYAGVPALVMTLWPINDQATAILMQDFYEGLSAGKSKSEALRQAKLNYLNAAGDISSHPFFWASFIELGDDRPIKLSRSGNWKLYLLLSALILLLLGLLLRYFRPQSGN from the coding sequence TTGAAGCCTACTATTATATACGGAGTCCTTCTAGGACTTTTTTGTTTTTTATCCGCTCCCCTCCTACAAGCACAAAGCTGCCCTAATATAGATAGCAGCAACGCCTTTGCCGCCTTCGAACTCGCCAAAAAAGCTATGGGCCAAGGCCAAGCTGGCCAAGCCTTCGACCAAATGGATAAGGCCAAAAAACTATTGGCCCAAGCTGGCTGCTGGGAAAACTGGACCCGCATCGCCTACAATAAGGCCATTATGCACCGAAGAGCCGGCCAACTAGGCGCCATGAAAGCCGAACTGAGAGAAGCCCAAAAAATCGCCCTGAGCCAACTACCCGAAAATGACCCCTGGCAAGGCCATATCGCCTACCTTTTTGGCCGCTTCTATATGGGCCAAGGTGCCCTAGATACCGCCAAACTCTATTTCCTCCAATCCCGCTTCACCTACAAGTTCTCCAAGTCTTGGCAGGATTATGCCCAAGCCTCTAGAGCCCTAGCCGAAACGAGCCTCTATATGCAGGACTATAACCTAATGGAACGCTATCTCGACGATGCCTTTACCGTTACCCAAGAACAACTCAATAACGAACTGCCCTCCCTGCGCAAAATCCTACAACTCTACGGCGCACTCTATTATAGAACGGGAGATTATGAATCGGCCCTAGATCGAACCAAAACTACCCTAGAAATTGTCAAGGAAGCCATGCAATCTCGACAAGATTCTATTGAGGTAGCCTCTTACTACAATAATATCGGCCTCCTCTATATCGAACTTGGCGATGTAGACAAAGCCGAAGACTATTGCCGCAATGCCCTTAACCTCTCTAGCCAATTGGGCGACCTTTTCCGCATTGCCAACACCTACACCAACCTAGCCGAACTAACCCGCAAAAAAGCCGCCTATAGCCGCGCCTACAACAACTTCAAAAAGGCCGAAGATGCCCTCAACCGTATGTCGCCTAAGGAACAAGCAGCCAATGCCGCTATCCAAGCCCGTATCCAACTGAACTTGGGCTGGGCCGATGTCGCCTGGGAAATTGGAAAGAAGGAGGAAGCGCTGGCCCTTTTGGCCCAAACCGAAAACTGGCAAAAACGCCTGCGATTCAAAACAGAATCTACCTTTTTGCTCTATGGCCGCTTTTTTCGCCTAGAACAAAATTGGGAAAAAGCCCAAAAAGCCCTCAACAAAGCTCTAGAAGAAGGCCAAAGGACTTATGAATCTGGCAAACACCCAGATTTGGCCCGCATCCACCTAGAACGCGCCCTCCTTTTTGCCCAACAACCCCAAAAAGAAGTAGCCCAAGCCCTAAACGCCCTAGAACAGGCCACAGAAGCCCTGCAAATGAAGGCCGGCCTCGCCGCCACAGAAGAACTTTCCACCGTTTCTGACCGAGAACTATTACTAGAAGTGATGGAGGTCCAAATTAACCTCTACGACCAAGCTGGCCAAGAAGAAATAGCCTACCGCCTTGCCCTAAAAGCCGCTGGCCTAGCCTACGAACTCCGAAATAGCTTTAAATCAGAAGGCTCTCGCCTCTTTTTACTCCAACGCCTAATTCCTATCTACGAACAAGCCCTAGCGATTGTCTACAAACGCTATCAAAATAACCCCAAAACGGATTACCTCCTAGAGGCCTTCCAATTGGTCGAACGCAGTAAAGCGCTCTTGCTGCTCGAAGCCCTACAAACAGAAAATGCCCGCGCTTTTGGTGGCCTACCCAAAAAACTCCTCAAAGAGGAAAGACGACTAAGCCGTGAACTAGCCAAAAAACGCAAACAGTATTTTGAGGCCCAACTCGCCAATAATGCCCCCCAAATGGATGCCCTTGATAAGGAACTCTTGGCCCTCAAAAGAGAAAGTCAACGCCTACAAGATACCCTAGAAGCCAATTATTACGACTATTACCGCCTGAAGTATGAAGATAAAACCCCTAGCCTCCAACGACTACAAGAAAAATTAGAAAATGGCGAACGCTTTCTAGAATATTTCTCCGCTAAAGATGGCTTTTACTTACTAGCCATCAGCCAAGATAACGGAGAACTCTTCTATCTGCCCAAAGGAGAAGATTTTAACCGCAAAATGCGCAATTTCCGCCTGGCCCTAACCAATAGCGCCTGGCTTCAAGATGACCAAAAAACCCTGGCCCTCAAACAATTGCTAATTGCCGAAGGCTGGGACCTCTACCAACAGTTTGTAGCTCCCGCCCTAAAAGCAGAAGGCATAGAAAAAATATTGGTGGTCCCTGATGGACTGCTCAATTACATTCCCTTTGAGGTCTTGCTCTCTGAAGCCCCAAAGCCCAAAGAACTCAATTTGGCCAGCTTTAAGACCCTGCCCTATTTGCTCAAAAGATATAATGTTCATTATCATTATTCAGCGGCTTTGCTCCTCTATCAAAGTCCAAAAATTAACTCGGGCAGAGTGCTGGGCATGGCCCCCTCCTATGCTTATGATGCCGCCGCCCATGCCTCCGAAGCCAATAGCCGCCAACATCATATCCGCAGCTCAGTAGATGATTTGCCTGGCGCCAAAGCAGAGGTGCAGCAATTGAGCAAAGCCTTTAAAGGACTCTTTTTATATGGCCAACAAGCCAATGAAACCGAATTTAAAAAACAAATTAGCAAAGAGGAATATGCCCTGATTCACTTGGCTATGCACGGCTGGGTAGATGAAGAACGCCCCGAATACTCTAACCTGGTCTTTAGCCACAGCCACGATACCATAGAAGACGACCTCTTGCACGCTTACGAACTCAACTTGCTAAAGATTAAAGCCAACTTGGTGGTCCTTTCTGCCTGCGAAACAGGCTTTGGCAAATATGAACGGGGCGAAGGCGTGGTTAGCCTAGGCCGTGGTTTTATGTATGCCGGAGTGCCCGCCCTAGTCATGACCCTTTGGCCCATCAACGACCAAGCGACGGCGATCCTCATGCAAGATTTTTATGAGGGCCTGAGCGCAGGCAAAAGCAAGTCCGAAGCCCTCCGCCAAGCCAAACTCAACTACCTCAATGCCGCTGGAGATATCAGTAGCCACCCCTTCTTTTGGGCCTCTTTTATTGAGCTAGGCGACGACCGCCCCATCAAACTCAGCCGATCGGGCAACTGGAAACTCTACCTGCTGCTTTCAGCCCTAATTCTCCTCCTCTTGGGCCTTTTGCTCCGTTATTTCCGCCCACAATCAGGAAATTAA
- a CDS encoding YqgE/AlgH family protein, with the protein MSDHHFKRAVILLCDHEKEGSVGFVLNKPMGLDIKDLVNDFPDFSAEVHFGGPVQTDSIHYVHTKGELLEGAMKIEEGLYWGGNYEQLKVLIRQGLLQQNDITFFVGYSGWGEGQLQEEIDLQTWILAENDRNFIFQAQDELLWKKILENLGDRYSVMAQMPIPIWN; encoded by the coding sequence ATGTCTGATCATCATTTTAAGCGGGCCGTGATTTTGTTGTGCGACCATGAAAAAGAGGGCAGCGTGGGTTTTGTGTTGAACAAACCTATGGGGCTTGATATCAAGGATTTGGTCAATGATTTTCCAGATTTTTCTGCGGAGGTACATTTTGGTGGGCCAGTGCAAACCGATAGCATTCATTATGTGCATACCAAGGGGGAATTATTGGAAGGGGCGATGAAAATTGAGGAAGGATTGTATTGGGGAGGGAATTATGAGCAGCTCAAGGTTTTGATTCGCCAAGGTTTGTTGCAGCAAAACGACATTACTTTTTTTGTGGGCTATAGTGGTTGGGGCGAGGGTCAGTTGCAAGAAGAAATTGATTTGCAGACTTGGATTTTGGCCGAAAATGACCGCAACTTTATTTTTCAGGCTCAAGATGAGCTATTATGGAAAAAAATATTGGAAAATTTGGGCGATCGCTATAGTGTGATGGCGCAAATGCCGATCCCTATTTGGAACTAA
- a CDS encoding CRISPR-associated endonuclease Cas6, giving the protein MTNDKSSLKSLRMLEVSFQTFLQPWELSKFRGAMAHKVGLENDWFHNHNNEEKRYHYRYPLIQYKLHKKRPLLLCIDRGVEEAHHFFTQSDWSLKIGDKQHDMRIHHLHLQEYNLQYWEQPRRYRLHNWLALNSENYRAMKACRGLRERLELLERILRNHMLNFYGAMGVQLEEKLEVYITDPLDLKRVSYKGIKKEAYTLDFEANVFLPNFIGLGQGSSVGFGVVKPYR; this is encoded by the coding sequence ATGACAAATGACAAGAGCTCACTGAAAAGCCTTCGGATGCTGGAAGTGAGTTTTCAGACCTTTTTGCAGCCTTGGGAATTGAGTAAATTTAGGGGAGCAATGGCCCATAAAGTGGGTTTGGAAAACGATTGGTTTCACAACCACAATAATGAGGAAAAACGCTATCATTATCGCTATCCGCTTATTCAATACAAACTCCACAAAAAGCGCCCCTTGTTGCTTTGCATTGATCGGGGAGTAGAAGAGGCGCATCATTTCTTTACCCAATCGGATTGGAGCTTGAAGATAGGGGACAAGCAGCACGATATGCGTATTCATCATTTGCATTTGCAGGAGTATAATCTGCAGTATTGGGAGCAGCCAAGGCGGTATCGCCTACACAATTGGCTAGCTTTGAACAGCGAAAACTACAGAGCAATGAAGGCTTGTCGAGGACTTCGAGAGCGCTTAGAACTGCTTGAGCGGATTTTGCGCAATCACATGCTCAATTTCTATGGGGCAATGGGGGTACAGCTGGAAGAAAAGCTAGAGGTTTACATTACAGATCCTCTAGATCTTAAGCGGGTTTCTTATAAAGGAATAAAAAAAGAAGCTTATACCCTTGATTTTGAGGCTAATGTCTTTTTGCCTAATTTTATAGGCCTAGGGCAGGGGAGCAGCGTTGGTTTTGGGGTGGTTAAGCCTTATCGTTAA
- a CDS encoding GIN domain-containing protein — translation MKYSFLFLALLLALMSCTIEGEGDIVNSQLPVEGPLSGVELQAAYDVDIEYGPQLQVIAEGHSNIIERIFWTVNSEGILELDLDRGNYGDYELKVTVYTPQGFYFENSGSGTMQLFTDGSTNFDSLVLKTSGSGPLNCMNSITVQDALFLEIAGSGDLSFEGSASRAVGQISGSGNMTVTNLQTNQWDAYSTGAGNFTISGYSPSESVSFDGSSNYYGFNFLSQNGSYRHAGSGQIECQASSLLDANLSGSGNLYYKGNPAQTVTITGTGQLIDAN, via the coding sequence ATGAAGTATTCTTTTTTGTTTTTAGCCCTTTTGCTAGCTCTCATGAGCTGTACGATTGAAGGCGAAGGCGATATTGTAAATAGTCAGCTCCCCGTTGAAGGTCCACTCTCTGGAGTAGAACTTCAAGCTGCCTATGATGTCGATATCGAATACGGTCCACAACTACAAGTGATCGCAGAAGGACATTCCAATATTATTGAGCGCATTTTTTGGACCGTCAATAGTGAGGGAATTTTAGAATTGGATTTAGACCGAGGCAATTATGGCGACTATGAACTAAAGGTAACGGTCTATACCCCCCAAGGATTTTATTTCGAAAATTCTGGCTCTGGTACGATGCAACTCTTTACTGATGGCAGCACCAACTTTGATAGCCTAGTACTCAAAACTTCTGGCTCTGGCCCGCTCAATTGTATGAATAGCATAACTGTACAAGATGCTCTTTTCCTAGAAATTGCAGGCTCTGGGGACCTTTCTTTTGAAGGCTCGGCTAGCCGGGCAGTCGGCCAAATTTCTGGCTCTGGAAATATGACAGTAACGAACCTGCAAACTAACCAATGGGATGCCTATTCTACGGGCGCTGGCAATTTTACGATCAGCGGCTATAGTCCCAGCGAATCGGTTTCCTTTGACGGCTCAAGCAACTACTATGGCTTCAATTTTCTTAGCCAAAACGGCAGCTACCGCCACGCAGGATCTGGCCAAATCGAATGCCAAGCCTCTAGCTTACTCGATGCCAATTTATCGGGCTCCGGAAACCTCTACTATAAAGGAAATCCAGCCCAAACCGTAACCATTACAGGCACTGGCCAACTCATAGATGCGAATTAG
- the hemL gene encoding glutamate-1-semialdehyde 2,1-aminomutase, with protein sequence MKSTKSAALYAEAKGYFPGGVSSPVRAFKSVKGVPLFIKEGKGAKVWDEDDNEFIDFCGSWGPLILGHNNDEIRENIYAAVAKGTSFGTPTRWENKLGQLLLENNRFVDKIRFVSSGTEAVMSAIRLARGVTGKNKIIKFEGCYHGHVDSLLVKAGSGLVTFGESTSAGIPDSFAKETLVLPLDRPDLLEECLREYGEEVAAVIIEPVPANNGLLLQQKSFLEELRRLTKAYDCLLIFDEVISGFRVGFEGAAGYYGIQPDIITYGKIIGGGMPVGAYGASAEIMGHVAPDGPVYQAGTLSGNPVAMAAGYASAKQLLAPGFYEEMEAKTQAFVKNIQDFCDEQGYPVHISTIGSIFWMAFDRSTIRRADQIDAASMEHFKALHADLLDHGVYLGPSGYEVGFISAAHTPEILAEAAEIIKASLSRVF encoded by the coding sequence ATGAAATCAACTAAGTCAGCAGCACTATACGCAGAGGCCAAAGGCTATTTTCCAGGTGGAGTAAGCTCTCCCGTACGCGCCTTTAAATCAGTAAAAGGAGTTCCTCTTTTCATTAAAGAAGGAAAGGGCGCCAAAGTATGGGATGAAGATGATAATGAGTTTATCGACTTCTGTGGCTCTTGGGGACCGCTTATTTTGGGCCACAACAATGATGAAATTCGCGAGAACATCTATGCTGCGGTAGCCAAGGGCACCTCTTTTGGCACGCCCACCCGTTGGGAAAACAAATTGGGGCAGCTCCTTTTGGAGAACAATCGCTTTGTTGATAAGATCCGTTTTGTCAGCTCTGGAACAGAGGCCGTAATGTCGGCTATTCGTTTGGCTAGAGGGGTCACGGGCAAAAATAAAATCATCAAATTTGAGGGTTGTTATCATGGACATGTAGACTCGCTCTTGGTTAAGGCAGGTTCTGGTTTGGTTACTTTTGGAGAAAGCACTAGTGCGGGAATTCCCGATTCTTTTGCCAAAGAAACCTTGGTCCTTCCCTTAGATCGTCCTGACTTATTGGAAGAATGCCTAAGAGAATATGGCGAAGAGGTAGCAGCCGTAATCATTGAGCCTGTGCCGGCCAATAATGGCCTTTTGCTTCAGCAAAAAAGCTTTTTGGAAGAATTGCGTCGTTTGACCAAAGCTTATGACTGTCTTCTTATTTTTGACGAGGTAATTTCGGGCTTTCGGGTTGGTTTTGAGGGCGCAGCTGGCTACTATGGCATTCAGCCTGATATCATTACTTATGGTAAAATCATTGGTGGAGGAATGCCTGTGGGCGCTTATGGTGCTTCGGCAGAAATCATGGGACATGTAGCCCCTGATGGTCCTGTTTATCAGGCAGGAACTTTGTCGGGTAACCCTGTGGCTATGGCAGCGGGTTATGCTTCGGCCAAGCAATTGTTGGCCCCTGGATTTTATGAAGAGATGGAAGCCAAAACGCAGGCTTTTGTGAAAAACATTCAGGACTTCTGTGATGAGCAGGGCTATCCCGTACATATTTCGACCATTGGTTCTATTTTCTGGATGGCCTTTGATCGCAGTACTATTCGCAGAGCGGACCAAATTGATGCGGCCAGCATGGAGCACTTCAAGGCCTTGCATGCTGATTTATTGGATCATGGGGTTTATTTAGGTCCTTCTGGTTATGAGGTAGGTTTTATTTCGGCAGCGCATACGCCAGAAATTTTGGCTGAGGCTGCAGAGATTATCAAGGCGAGTTTAAGCCGTGTATTCTAG
- a CDS encoding ABC transporter ATP-binding protein, whose protein sequence is MRELAYLNKYFYKYRWRFLLGVLFVLASNYFRVLQPQVIRYALDLVIDNVYFYRLLDGSALQANFFSQLGKILLFFGGLTLLFAFLMGLFMYFMRQTLIVMSRLIERDLRQEIFQHYERLHLAFYRKNNTGDLMARVTEDVSKVRMYLGPAVMYGVNLVFLMIMVIGAMLSVSVELTLYSLIPLPILSFSIYYVTSIINKKSEAIQGQLSTINSLAQEVYSGIRVVKSYGREAAMADFFDEEIEDYKEKSLSLVRVEAMFRPLMIILIGASTIISVLVGGMLVIDGKISAGNIAEFIIYINMLTWPVTSIGWVASIVQRAAASQKRINEFLKTETAVKDEAQTKEVAPLKGIIEFKNVSFRYPDTGIQALKDLNFSLKAGERMAIIGRTGSGKSTIADLLLRMYDIEEGQILMDGQSIRAYPLDQLRQQIAYVPQDVFLFSDTISNNIAFGTPNKSQEEIEQAARYAAVYEDIMSLDQGFATRVGERGVTLSGGQKQRVSLARALIKDPNLLLLDDCLSAVDTKTEAEITQYLKTVCANKTTIIITHRLYASLAFDKILVLEEGKAVEMGTHEELIAKKEGYYYELYEKQRVEELEN, encoded by the coding sequence ATGCGCGAATTAGCTTATTTAAACAAATACTTTTACAAATACCGCTGGCGATTTTTGCTAGGGGTTTTGTTTGTTTTGGCCTCCAACTACTTTCGGGTTTTGCAGCCTCAGGTCATCCGTTATGCCTTAGATTTGGTCATTGACAATGTCTATTTTTATCGCTTATTGGATGGTAGTGCTTTGCAGGCCAACTTCTTTAGCCAATTGGGCAAGATCTTGCTCTTTTTTGGTGGGCTAACCTTGCTGTTTGCCTTTTTGATGGGCCTGTTTATGTACTTCATGCGCCAAACCTTAATTGTCATGTCTCGCTTGATTGAGCGCGATTTACGGCAAGAGATTTTCCAGCACTATGAGCGCTTGCATTTGGCCTTTTATCGCAAAAACAACACAGGCGACCTCATGGCAAGGGTAACAGAAGACGTGAGTAAGGTCCGCATGTATTTGGGGCCAGCCGTCATGTATGGGGTCAATCTCGTCTTTTTGATGATCATGGTGATTGGGGCCATGCTTTCGGTTAGTGTAGAGCTCACGCTCTATTCCTTGATCCCTCTGCCTATTTTGTCTTTCTCTATTTATTATGTGACCAGCATTATCAATAAGAAGAGTGAGGCCATTCAGGGGCAGCTCTCGACCATCAACAGTTTGGCCCAAGAGGTCTACTCTGGCATTCGGGTAGTAAAATCTTATGGGCGCGAAGCTGCCATGGCCGATTTTTTTGATGAAGAGATTGAGGATTACAAAGAGAAATCCCTCAGCTTGGTCCGTGTAGAAGCCATGTTTCGACCACTGATGATTATTTTGATTGGGGCCAGCACCATTATTAGTGTTTTAGTGGGGGGAATGCTCGTCATTGATGGAAAAATCTCTGCGGGAAATATTGCTGAGTTTATCATTTATATCAATATGCTCACTTGGCCCGTCACTTCAATTGGTTGGGTGGCTTCTATTGTTCAGCGAGCGGCCGCTTCTCAAAAGCGAATCAATGAGTTTTTGAAAACGGAAACGGCAGTAAAAGATGAGGCCCAAACAAAGGAGGTTGCTCCCTTAAAAGGCATTATTGAGTTCAAGAATGTAAGCTTCCGCTATCCCGACACAGGCATTCAGGCCCTAAAAGACCTCAATTTCAGTCTAAAAGCTGGAGAGCGCATGGCCATTATTGGGCGCACAGGCTCAGGCAAAAGCACGATTGCCGATCTGCTCTTGCGGATGTATGATATAGAAGAGGGCCAAATTCTTATGGATGGCCAGAGTATTCGGGCCTATCCTTTGGACCAATTGCGGCAACAAATTGCCTATGTGCCTCAGGATGTCTTCCTCTTTTCTGATACCATTAGCAATAATATTGCGTTTGGCACGCCCAACAAGAGCCAAGAAGAAATTGAGCAGGCGGCCCGCTATGCCGCCGTTTATGAAGATATCATGAGTTTGGACCAAGGTTTTGCCACCAGAGTTGGAGAAAGAGGCGTTACCCTTTCGGGGGGACAAAAACAGCGGGTATCCTTGGCTCGCGCCCTCATAAAAGACCCCAATTTGCTTTTATTAGATGATTGTCTTTCTGCGGTGGACACCAAAACAGAAGCGGAAATTACGCAATATCTCAAAACGGTTTGTGCCAATAAAACGACCATCATCATTACCCACCGCTTGTATGCTTCTCTGGCCTTTGATAAAATCTTGGTTTTGGAAGAAGGAAAAGCCGTAGAGATGGGCACTCATGAAGAACTAATTGCTAAAAAAGAAGGCTACTATTACGAGCTTTACGAAAAGCAAAGAGTAGAAGAATTAGAAAATTAA
- a CDS encoding menaquinone biosynthetic enzyme MqnA/MqnD family protein, whose product MKNKIRLSIVSYLNSKPFLYGLFRHNIDQEVALSLDIPADCAQKLLNDQADLGLVPVAILPQLAHYELVADYCIGASSPVKTVCIYSQCPIEEIEMLYLDYQSRSSVALAQILLKKHWKLSPQIAQASSGYIQKLGGKTAGVVIGDRCMGLEKDFAYVYDLAEVWMQYSGLPFVFAAWVANKSLPPSFVQKFNAALAEGLNQRQQLLALLPPQKQFSLEEYYYKNIDYILDEPKRKGLEKFLQEGVELGLL is encoded by the coding sequence ATGAAGAATAAAATCCGTCTTTCTATTGTTTCTTATCTCAACTCCAAACCCTTTTTATACGGCCTATTTCGCCACAATATAGACCAAGAAGTAGCGCTCAGTCTAGACATTCCAGCTGATTGCGCCCAAAAGCTACTAAACGATCAGGCAGACTTGGGCTTGGTGCCCGTGGCTATTTTGCCCCAATTGGCCCATTATGAATTGGTAGCCGACTATTGCATTGGGGCCTCCTCCCCCGTCAAAACGGTCTGTATTTACAGCCAATGCCCCATAGAAGAAATAGAAATGCTTTATCTGGATTATCAATCGAGAAGCTCGGTGGCCCTGGCCCAGATTCTCCTCAAAAAGCACTGGAAACTTAGTCCCCAAATTGCCCAAGCGAGCAGTGGTTACATCCAAAAACTAGGCGGCAAAACGGCTGGGGTCGTCATTGGCGACCGCTGCATGGGCCTAGAAAAAGACTTTGCTTATGTCTATGATTTAGCCGAAGTTTGGATGCAATACAGCGGTCTTCCCTTTGTTTTTGCGGCCTGGGTGGCCAATAAGAGCCTCCCCCCCAGCTTTGTCCAAAAATTCAATGCCGCTCTGGCCGAAGGACTTAATCAACGGCAGCAATTACTGGCCCTACTCCCCCCGCAAAAACAATTTAGTCTAGAAGAGTATTACTATAAAAACATTGACTACATCTTAGACGAGCCCAAACGAAAGGGCCTAGAGAAGTTCCTCCAAGAGGGCGTAGAACTGGGGTTGTTGTAG
- a CDS encoding histidine phosphatase family protein: MAQKTLYIYRHGRTRYNLEHRVQGRGVNSSLDAHGLAQRDAFFEHYQAEGFELLLASSLKRSQESIAPFGLQLEQDIWHWPELDEVSWGIFEGQASTPEMHQNYKALMNAWGRGEYSAKIPQGESALDMAGRLRLALHKIEQLPQQKILICTHGATLSFLSALLQGQELKALRQYKHHNTGLSIFEQEGQHYRLKAQNEIEHLRFRNLLD; the protein is encoded by the coding sequence ATGGCCCAAAAAACGCTATATATCTACCGACATGGCCGCACCCGATACAATTTGGAGCATCGGGTGCAGGGTCGTGGCGTCAACTCTTCTTTAGATGCGCATGGTTTGGCCCAAAGAGATGCTTTTTTTGAGCATTATCAGGCCGAGGGCTTTGAGTTACTACTGGCCTCTTCGCTCAAGCGAAGTCAAGAAAGCATAGCGCCCTTTGGGCTGCAATTAGAGCAAGATATTTGGCATTGGCCCGAATTAGATGAGGTCTCTTGGGGCATTTTTGAGGGGCAGGCCTCTACGCCCGAAATGCACCAAAACTATAAAGCCCTAATGAATGCTTGGGGCCGTGGGGAGTATAGCGCCAAGATTCCGCAGGGAGAGTCGGCCCTCGATATGGCGGGTCGTCTGCGCCTAGCCCTACACAAAATAGAGCAACTCCCCCAACAGAAAATTTTAATTTGTACGCATGGGGCCACCCTCTCCTTTTTGTCGGCTCTGCTTCAGGGCCAAGAGCTCAAGGCCTTGCGGCAATACAAACACCATAATACTGGCCTTTCTATTTTTGAGCAGGAGGGGCAGCATTATCGCCTGAAAGCCCAAAATGAAATAGAGCACCTCAGGTTTAGAAATCTGCTCGATTGA